TGCAAAGCCTCTGATAGATGGGCAGGAAAGAGCTCTCCAGAGCAGTGGTTCTAAAACTGCTGCACATTAGAATACCCTGGTGGGGTGAGtatgaggttttaaaaaatcctcatACTCAAGCCACACACCCTAGACTTGAActgctggggggctggggagtCCAGACAGCAGTACTTTAAAAAACTCCCCAGCTGATTCCAATGCATagccaaggtgagaaccactgttctgaaACAGTCTTGGGGGGAAAGGATCAATTGCCCAAGAATCCTTGACAATTCCTTCTGAGGACTTaccttctttgaatttttaactCTGATCCTTAGCTGCCCTTGCTATGCCTGCTTCATCCGTATCCAGTGTAGACCAAGAAGttaagggaaggaggaaaagtgCCAGGAATTCCGGTATCGTCCCTCTTCTCCCAAACCGAGTTGGCTTCTAGTGAGCGCCTCATTAATCAAGTCTTCAAGAGGCTCGTGCTTTGTTTCTTCGGGGGGTGATTCCCTCCCAGAGGCTGGGCCAGCTTTGTGTCTAGCATCACCACTTGGATCCCGTTGTCTCCTGAGTTTCAGAGGGAAGGGGAATAGCAAGACCTGGAGCCCCAGGGCCTAGACTTGAGAGCTCATTAGAGCAGGTGATGGAACAGGAGCTGATGGCTTCCCAGAGTCATCTTCTCCTTTCTGACTTCTGCCTGCCTGATCAGGTGGCCCTCAACACTGAGATCGAGAACCTGGGCCAGTCCATTGTGAGCAGCCCACCAGGCAAGTCGGGTGCAGAGGCTGCCAGAGCAGGTGGTTGTATTTCAGGAGAAGAATTCTACACGTATGTTTCACCAGGGGCCCAGGGTTGACTGTGTTTATAATACCCTACCTTGAGCTTTTTCCCACAATCTTCCAATTCTCCGTCCTTATCCCAGGGAGAACCTCTGCCACCCTTTTAATACGTGCAAGGCTgggccttcccttcccttctgtgCTCCAGACACACATCATTCTATCCTCCCTGTCCCTATAGATAGCTAGCCCTTCAGACACCTATTTCTGCTCCCTCAGTCTCTCTCAAATCCTGCACAGGCTCACAAGGAGAGTTCTGCAGCTGGAGACTGCCTTGGAAGGAGTCGTGTCCCAGGTTGATGCTGTGAGCTCAAAGCTGAAGACgctggagaggaagggacaggtGGCTCCTTCCTCAAGCATGGTGACTAGTCCTTCACCTGGGTCCTCTTGGTTCCCCACAGCTGAACTCTACCATCTTTTCCCCTCCTTGGGTAGAGAGAAACATTCCTGAAAGACCTATGTTTTCAGGCTCCTGAGGCAACACGTTCTTCACAGTAGTCAGTGTATCAGGGGAGATGGGGGGGTGGCGGGAAGGCCTGGGGTTGCCTTGGCCTCTAGGAGCTCTGGGAGGTCTGAGGTTGGCAAGTCAGATCCAGATTTTCCAGATAAAAGGAAAGTGGGACACAAACTCTTCCTTCAAATGATCTGTCCCTTTTTCTTCCAACAGGGGGAACAAAGTATTTGGGAGCACCTGCAGCCAGCTCCAGCTGTGATTCCAGCCCACTGGAGAGTCCAGGGTGGGCAGGAGAGTGGTAGGGAGGGGTCCTAAAGCATCAGACAGCAGACTCCTCTCTCACTGCCTCTCCAGAAACTCCCTTGGCGCATGCCCTCCACTTCTAGGGTAGCAGTTCCCACCATTGCTGCTGTTGAGTCCCACCCTGTGTCTGGCGTTTTGAGCCAGTGTTTCTGTGTGTAGCTGGGCATCATGCTTAGGGTTGTGACTCAGTGTTTCTGTGTGTAGCCATGTAGATCTGTGAAATAACATTTCCCACTGGGCCTCTCACTCCCTGTGCTCCTAGCTCTgctgtgatatttaaaaataataataattaaaaaggtcaataacaaacagaataaaggatggaaaggaggaaatgaCTTTCTCTAAGCACCTGGATAGCCATGATTTCTGAAAAAAGTAGAAGCTGAGGGAGTGGCAATATCTAGACGTGTTCCTACTTGCCAGTGAAACATCCTTTGTGCATGAAGAGATCTTCTATTAGCACTGGTGGGTTTTTGTCTTCCCCACAGAGTTCTGCTGTGAAAGAGAAGGGGAAGCCTTAGAGGACACTTTCTCATGTGGGGTGATTACAACGTTGCAGAGAAGTTGGAGCAAcaccccccctccacccccctgcCCCCGGGTGAAAGTTCACGAAGGCTCAGTGGAGGAGCCTGCTTCCGACATCCCACTGAACATTGGGAATTCAGGGGGCTGTAAACTAGGAGACGAAGATGGAGCCTGAGGAGAATCCAGCAAAGAAATGACCACAGGATTCAGAAATTTTTGGTGGTCTCTGAATCTATCCttccaaatgaaaatgtgggTTTCCTTGGTGACTATCAATAAAAATCCTTGGGAAAACCAGGACTTTGCACTTGCTTCTGGGATTGTAGGGGGAAAAAGAGAGGCTGGAACAGTGAGCCACCCTTGTACTTGGGCTGGGAAAAGCTCCTCCCTGCTAGGAGGTGTACAGTGGGGGCAGTGACAATGTGAAGGAGCTGGGCTGCCCCAGGAGACTGAAATGACAATTTCTGGCTGGTGGGAATGGTTTGAAATGGTGGGTGCTGTGATTGTACCATTGGAGAGTGTGGAGACAGTCACCTAGGGAGATCTGGCCTTCAGGGTGAAGAGAGTAAGATAGTCCTTACTCTGTGGTGGCAGGGagctgttgtgtgtgtgtgtgtgtggtgtaggGTGTGGGAGGTGAGAGAGTGCAGGTGGAGGATAACTGGAGATAAGTCAAAAAACTCCTACCCCGAGATTTTGGGTGGACAGGCCTACATCCAGACTCCTGCTATATATACCACTCTCCTTTCCCCTGTGACCTTTTATCCATTCCTCATTTTGCACCTTCCATTGCTCCCCAGTCGCTTTTTCTCCTCCATTCCCTTCACCCACCCTGTTCTCCCATTCCATGAAGTACACTCTATACACCTAGGGGACTTGTGAAACAGCTGAGTGCATTAAAGATAACCAGAATGTATCCTAGCCCTAAAAACAAAGGCTGTATCAATCAAGAGAAGTAGATGCCAGCCTACAGTTTAAGCAAAAAGGGCCAATATGTTGGTCTTAACCCACGACATTGGAAAGGAGAGTATTTCGGCTCAGAGATCAATGTCTCAAGGTTTCCCAAAGCCTAGCTGAGACTACTTTCAAAAGCACGGATTCCGTCAGCAGTCTTTTAGCCACTTTGACTTACCTGCCGGGGTGCGGATTCTCTGAGGAGGATGTAAGCTGTTTCCGGTGACTTTGGTCAGCAGACAACCCCAGGCTCAACCCAGACAAGTCGTGGGTCTTCCTAGGCTAGTGACCCCTCCAGTGAATGGCTGCAGGAGTGAGCGTATTCTCAGTTTCAGACGTCGCTATCTTAGCTTCGACTTCGGCTTCGTGCTCACACTTTATTACTCAGTATCTAAGACCCAACGTAGCCTAGAGGCGGAGGAGGATCCCGGGCTtgggagcccagggctgggagggcgAGGCACGCCCGGTGCGCATGCGCAGGCATCCCAGAACCGGAAGCCGCGCAGTACCCGGCATGGCGGCCGCAGCCGAGGGTGTCCTCGCGACCCAACGGGAGGAGCCGGTTCGAGGTACGCTGAGTGGGTGGGGATGAAGCGTCCAGTGGGAAGCCTGGGGCCCCGGGATGCCGGGCTCACCTGGCAGGAGCGGGCGGATCAGAgaggcacacgtgtgtgtgcgcgAGTGTGTGTCCTATCAGGGCGACTGAGATGGTTTGGCCGCGGGATCCGGTGCGAGCCTGGGCCAGTGCAAGGGAGCAGAGTTGGCGTGTCAGGTGGGGCAAGGACGAAGTAAGGGACTTGAAATTATGGTACATGGAGAATGGAGCCGACTTGATGGAATGAGGACAGgtggagggaagtggggagaggcTCCTGTGGCTGTATTAGGACCGGGTTTAGGGCAGGACATTTACTCGTTTTCCCTTGACCCAGACGATGCCGCGGTGGAGACAGCTGAGGAAGCAAAGGAGCCGGCTGAGGCTGACATCACTGAGCTCTGCCGGGACATGTTCTCCAAAATGGCAACTTACTTGACTGGGGAACTGACGGGTGAGGATTCGGGTAGTGCTGTGACCCACTCGCTGGAGCTCCGGGAGATCCGTCTGCggctccctccccaaccccacatACCCTGAAACAGGCCTCTTAGAAGTTTGGGGAGGTCATGAATGGGAAGGAAACAAGTCCATTCCTTCTCTGGAGAAATTCGCGAACCGCTTTCAGAAACGCCTAAGAGTACTTAATACAACTCTGCAGGCCTCCGTAGTGGAGACTAATGCggagaaaacaacaaagaattcaTCAAGAAGTAATTCCTTGGGAGAGGTGTATTTTGAGCAGGGTTGTGAAGCGAATGATTGGCCAAAAAGGGGGAAAGGACTAGTGAGTGAGGTGGTAGAGGAAGCAGtttggctaaagaagatgtgtttgaggcaaagagaaatgaaattggggaatggggagtgacctGCAGATTTAGGGACGTATTAGGTTGGTCTGAGGATTTGGTGACCCATCCTTTGGGACATGATAAATTTTATGGTCTAGTGTTTGTTTCCAGGTGAGCACTTGACCCATGTGTGGAGAAGGGTCCAAAAAGTGAAGTCTGGTCCAGTGTGGCCTCTTAGAAGCATTTATTGCATTGTTTCACTTCCCCAGGAAATTGCTGTGAGCTAAATTTGGGAACCAGAATCTATAAGAAAAGGCTTGACGCAGAGCAGGAGGGGTTGTCAGTctctaatttatttgtttatttacttatttgtttctgAGCAAGAGAAACCAAGTAACAAAATCcagatttttgtcttctctttaaaaattccaaagattTGACAATACTGGTCCCCCATTCTTGCGGGGCTATAATTGACTAGAGCTGAGCAGCTATCTCTTTTAAATGGACTAGTGCTACACAGTTTGTCCCCAGCACTCCCTGTTTTCTCCCTTTTACTTAGACCTGGTGTCAGTTGCCATTTATCACTGTTCTTATACTGTTGTGTTTTTAGTAGTGGTACAGAAATGGTTTTCTGTACCAATATCTGAAAATTTGAAGTAAATAATAGATTAAGAGGACTGCATGTGCCAAGAAATGGGAAAGAGCATATTTCTTTGTGGAAGTGAATAATTTTCTTATGTGTCTAATAATAAGTATACTTCTGGCTTGCCTCACTCATGTACGTTGTCTTGCTGGCTCCTAGGTGTTTGAGTGTGTGACTTTTGTTTTAGAGAGATCAGTTTGATAGCAATGAGAGTTTGGAtatggaggagagagacagcGACAAATGAGCAATATTTCAGATGAAAAGTAGTGAAAGTCTGTGACAGAGAAATGATGAAAGGAGTGGAAAGGAGAGTGTGGGTGCAAGAATATTATAGATGTGGAATTTACAGGACTTGTTGAAGTGGATGTTGAGTGATGGGAGCAGCCTAAGATGTGTCTGAGGTTTTAACCCTGGGTGGTGCCATCAGCTAAAATAGGGAAGTTGGAAAAAGGAACCAGGTTTAGtgtgaaaataatattttcagttttggctTGGCTGATTTTAGAGATTACCAGAACATGTGACTTGGACATGTGAGTCCAGAACTCAGAGAGGGATCGGAGTAGGAGAAACAGATTTGGGAGTCCCTGCATGGTGGCGTGAGTTGAGGCTGTGCAGGATGAGATTGCCAAGAGAGAGCTTAGAGGTAGGTAATTGGGCTAAACTAAAATCTCAGGGAATGCCTGTATAGggcaaattaatttttctttaataactgTAAAGTACCTAGGCTtacaaatgatttatttattataaaattgatTTCAAGCAGATTGTAATTTCCCTATGCTTGTCAATCTTACTTGCACGGATGTTTTTTTGAGTTTGAGAGAAAGCTAGCATAACCCTGGGAATGCGGACGGGAATGTGCCACCTAGGTGAACATCGGTCATGTGTCACAGCTGAAGAAAAGTTGAGAACTGATGGTTAAGGGCGTTGGGTGAGAAAGAATCTGGCATAGAAACTTAAAAAGATCAGTTAGAGAGAGATTAGAAAATGCTATAGCAGCTAAGGGAAATGAGCATTTTGTGAAGAGAGGGAGATCAGTAGTGTCAGATACAATGGAGAGGTTCGAGAGGATAGAAACTGAGAAAATGCCGTGGATTTGGTGGTTAAGAGAGCACTGATCATTTTGGAGCATATGGTTTCTCTGGATGGCGAGGGCAGAGGCCAGACTGCCAGGCTTTACATGAGTtaatggggagggagagggaggagtgagTGTAAGCTGCTCTTCCAGAAGGGTTAGCAGGGGAGCTCCTTCGTTTTACTGAGCAACAGTGGAGGTGTAGCAGAATAGAGGGAGTGCTTTGGGGCTGGAGGAAACCTGAATATGTTTCTAGATAGAGAGGAACGCGCCAGGATGGAGAAAGTTTGGAAATGCAAGAGAAAGGAGATGATTGAAGAGAGGCCCTGAAGAGGTAGAAGGGTTTGGGATCCAAAGCACAGGAGGAGGAGTTGTCTTGGCAAGAATAGGAACACTTCTGCCTCTTGGGAAGATATGAAGGCACAGACAAGTTTACAAGTGAGGCAGAAAGGTTGATGCAGCCTACGTAAGTGGGCTTGGGCTTCAGGAAAATTGGAGTAGGGGCCATTTGCTTTGAGTAGGGATAGGGAAAGGAACTGAGGATATGAGAAGAAGGCAAATGGTTTGGAAAAATCAGTGCATAAAATGCAGTATAGAAACAGGCAGTAATACATGAGATACTAAGAAGTGGTGAGGGCCGAGttgattctatatatatataggacaTATATCTATTTATGATGCCATCTCCCAAATTACATGTTTTCATGCTGTAGAGGTACCAAGACTGTTTCACCTCCCTTTTCTTGGGACATGACTTTATCATTTCCCTTTCTAACTAAGATCCTGATGCTTCTGGATCTTATTTGGTTTAAATAGTTGGCTAATCATTGCCTGAGTTTCTCCTTACACATTCAGAGTACACAGGCTGAGTATAAATGTCATAGATCAAAAGTGGCCTGCTCCTTTACATTCCCTAGGTCCTGCCTTGAACTGCCATTTGCCTATAGTTCTATATTCCAACGATTTAAGACAAATCTTAAAGGCATCAcatcttctgtttgttttaaagCTACCAGCGAAGACTATAAGCTCCtggaaaatatgaataaactaaCCAGCCTGAAGTATCTTGAAATGAAAGATATTGCTATAAACATTAGTAGAAACTTAAAGGACTTAAACCAGAAGTGTAAGTaataatttttgtaattaaacatgtttatatttaatgttCTTTTGTGCTTGGGGCtgtggagaagggaagggaacaTGGCTCCTGTCCTCAGCAAACTCACTTTCTGAAAGTGAATTACAAAGTTAAGGTGAATTTCTTCCATTCTGAGGATTAGCATGCTTTGGTGGTATGGGTATTTCTGCTTCTGAATCTTGATTTGATCCATTTATTCCTGGAAAGATAGGAGGCCGAGGAATGGTGGCCAGATTCTAGTGAATTGATTTAACCATGAAATCCATAAAGGACTActctataaaaagaaaaccagaacatCTGTAAATGGAAAATGCTAATTTAGACTGgtagaatatatttttccattgacTTATATTTGTATTCCTTGTCTCAAGGGGCCCTGTTGCTCGGTCTGGAAGTACCGAAGAAACTGAATCAGTAATGGAAAGATTGCTTGAGGAGCAAGGaatttaaaagagaggaaaattagtAGAAGAGAGAGACTTCACTTTGTTTAGGTCACAGTCAAGCCTGACCAGCTAGCTCCTGTCCTTTAAAGCGTCTGCCCTGTTGGTGATCAGAATCATGTTATCCCACCTAGTCTGTCTTAGGCAGAGCTGGAGAGACACTAGCGTTCTTACTTTTCCACTCTTCCGTGTTCATTGTTGATGCCATATAAACCTGCggtctgtctttgtttttaaagatgctGGACTGCAGCCTTATCTGGATCAGATCAATGTAATTGAGGAGCAGGTAGCAGCTCTTGAGCAGGCGGCCTACAAGTTGGATGCATATTCAAAAAAACTGggtaaccatttttatttctttttgatttgataagagcacccccccccccaccaataTGACCTTATCTAATATGATGGTTAACATTTACGGTGTGCCTACAGTGATctattttaatcttcacaaaaacctCTTGAGAGTAATTTTTTATTAGTGGTagtaataaaaatgacatttcctGAGTACTTAAAGATATTTCAGGCACTGTGATAGTATGTTTTTTTATCCTCCCAATAAGCTATGAGGTAGGTACAcaatttttatcttcattctgtagaagaggaaactggaTGAAcgggttaagtaatttgcttaagGACACAAAACTAGTATGTGGAAGAGCTGTATTCCAAACCAGGTCTGATTGATTACAAAACTCAAGCTCATAGCTGTGGTTCAGCAGACTGAAGCATCCTTAATAATGTAGATGCATGTCTTGAAAAACAGAATAGTCAATCAAGGGTTTTCTTGAAGGATTACTTTTCCTTTAAGGAGGAAACTGGTACTTTTAGTGTTGATGCCTTGCTAACTGGCTCTGGCTTTTATATTCATGAATAAAAatcatgaataataataataaaaatattaaaaataatatcctAGATGTAATTTACAGATTATTTTCATCACTGACGGTTGTTGACTACTTCAAGAGAGTGGTTTGCAGCACACTGAGATTTGACATGAGTGGTGATGAACAGTTTCATCATCCGTGCTTAAATTCACTAAATGGTGACCGTGAACCTTATGTAGAAGTCATTGTACCAGGTGCCttcaaagttttaaagaaaaagggaatcTATGACATTAAGAGGCTTATctgatggtttttaaaatttctgtatctTTCAAAATTGC
This is a stretch of genomic DNA from Equus caballus isolate H_3958 breed thoroughbred chromosome 1, TB-T2T, whole genome shotgun sequence. It encodes these proteins:
- the BLOC1S2 gene encoding biogenesis of lysosome-related organelles complex 1 subunit 2 isoform X2, which gives rise to MRRHPRTGSRAVPGMAAAAEGVLATQREEPVRDDAAVETAEEAKEPAEADITELCRDMFSKMATYLTGELTATSEDYKLLENMNKLTSLKYLEMKDIAINISRNLKDLNQKYAGLQPYLDQINVIEEQVAALEQAAYKLDAYSKKLEAKYKKLEKR
- the BLOC1S2 gene encoding biogenesis of lysosome-related organelles complex 1 subunit 2 isoform X1; translation: MKRPVGSLGPRDAGLTWQERADQRGTRVCARVCVLSGRLRWFGRGIRCEPGPVQGSRVGVSDDAAVETAEEAKEPAEADITELCRDMFSKMATYLTGELTATSEDYKLLENMNKLTSLKYLEMKDIAINISRNLKDLNQKYAGLQPYLDQINVIEEQVAALEQAAYKLDAYSKKLEAKYKKLEKR